The window ATACCGATGCGGGTGCTGCCATAGAGAATATGCTGCTTTTAGCAGTGGAAAAAGGACTAGGCAGCTGCTGGATCGGGTCTTTGGACAGAGAGCAGCTGACAAAGCTTTTAGGCGTGCCGGAAACCTGCAGAATTCATTCGCTGATTGCGCTGGGATACCCGGCGGAAAATCCGGTTTGGGAAGAAAAGGAGGGGGATTCTATTCAGTATTATCTGGATGAAGAGCGCCGTCTTCATGTACCCAAACGCCGCATGAATGAGATCATTTTACCTATTCAGCCTAATTTAGAGAAATAAAAAGAGAGGCGTTTCAAGATATTTTCATTTTTGAACGCCTTTTTGATTTGAAAAGATGAAAGTGTGTTTGCTTATAGTCAGGTAGAGGATGATATACCATGGGAAACATGAAAATTAATGCAAATGGAACAGAAATCAGAGTAGTGGGCGATGTTATTAATGAAGAAGCGTATGTTTCATTGACAGATATAGCCAAGTACAAAAATGCAAACAATGCTTTTATTGTAATTGCGAATTGGATGAGGAATCATTCCACAATTTCGTTTTTGGGGTTATGGGAACAAATTCATAATCCAAATTTTAAACCTATCGAATTCGATAGGTTTAAAGCAGAATCAGGAGATAATGCATTCACGTTGACACCCCAGCAATGGATAAAATCGACGGATGCGATAGGAATTCTATCAAAATCGGGACGATATGGCGGTACCTATGCTCATACTGATATTGCTTTTGAATTTGCATCTTGGATTTCACCTGAATTTAAACTTTATATTATAAAAGATTATCAAAGATTAAAAAAAGATGAGGCAAGTAAGCTTGCAATTGGATGGGATGTTAAGAGAGAACTTTCAAAAATAAATTATCGCATTCATACAGATGCAGTAAAAGAATTTTTAATTACGCCTACATTATCTCCTAAAGAGATGAGCTATGCATATGCATCAGAAGCAGATGTTCTTAATATGGCTTTATTTGGAAAGACAGCATCTCAATGGAGAAATGAAAAAGGAATAAGAGGAAAGACGCCTAATATTAGAGATTTTGCTTCGGCAGAAGAATTAGTAGTTCTTATCAATTTAGAAGATACCAATGCAGATTTAATAAGGCAGGAGATACCACAAATTGAACGATTAAAGATATTAAGAGAAAAAGCATATAGACAGCTTGAAATTCTTAGGAGGAATAGAGAAACATTGGAGGCATTAAAGAAAAGCTTAGTTGAAAATACAGATGATAAAGAAAAATAAAAAAATCATGATGAAAAACGGAGGAAGCACAATGAAAAAAGTAGCTGTGATTATGGGAAGCGATAGCGATTGGTCGGTTGTCCAAAAGGCTGTCAAGGTATTAAAGACATATGAGATTCCTTATGAGGTGCATGTGATGAGCGCGCACCGTACACCGGTGCAGGCCAGTGAGTTTGCAGCCAGTGCAAAGGAAAAGGGATTTGGCGTGATCATTGCGGCTGCCGGCATGGCGGCACATTTGGCCGGTGTTTTAGCAGCGCATACAACGATTCCAGTGATTGGCATTCCCATTCAATCAGCCGGTCTTGGCGGCATCGATGCGCTTCTGGCAACGGTACAGATGCCCACAGGCATTCCGGTAGCGACGGTAGCTGTGAATGGGGCTGGTAATGCTGCTCATTTAGCAGCGCAGATACTGGCTCTTTCAGATGACACGCTGGCTGCTAAGCTAGAGGCCGGCAAGAAGGCCATGGAAGAAGAAGTGCTGGTGAAGGATCAAAAGATTCAGCAGCTGGCCGAAGAAATTTAAACAGGAGAATAGAATTTATTATGGGCGGTATATTTGGTGTCGTCTCTAAGGGCGACTGTACAATGGATTTATACTTTGGCATTGATTATCATTCACATCTGGGAACGCGCAACGGCGGTATGGCGGTCTATACGGAAAGTGGATTTGACCGCTCCATCCACAAGCTGGAAAACGCACAGTTTAGAAATAAATTTGAAAACGCGGCTAACCGAATGCATGGTCATGTAGGGATTGGCTGTATCAGTGATTCAGAGCCTCAGCCTCTTTTGGTGCGCTCTAGCTTGGGGCATTTTGCGATCACAACAGTGGGACGAGTCAACAATCTGGATGAGCTGGTGAAGGAGCTTCTATTTGATCAGGCAGGGCATTTTCTGGAGATGAACGGAAATGAAATCAATCCCACCGAGGTAGTCGCTACGCTGATCAATCAAAAGGATACGATTGAAGAAGGGATCCGCTATGCACAGACGCGGATTGATGGATCTATGTCACTGATGGTGGCGACGAAGGACGGAATTTATTGCGGTCGTGACCTGGTAGGAAGAACGCCGATTATTTTGGCGCAGAAGGATGATGGAAGCCTATGCGCCTCTTTTGAGTCACATGCCTATCTGAATTTGGGCTATCGAACCATTCGCGAGCTTGGTCCGGGAGAGGTCGTCTTTTTATCAGAAAAGGGTGTGGAAAACAAGATTCCGCCCATGGATAAGAAGCGCGTATGCTCCTTCCTGTGGACCTATTATGGATATCCTACGGCGACCTATGAGGGTGTTAATGTAGAGGAATCCCGCTATCGCTGCGGAGCCCTTATGGCAGAGGCAGATGAAAAGGACCATCTAGAGCTTGACAGTGTAGGCGGCATCCCTGATTCCGGATTAGCAGCGGCCATTGGCTATGCCAATCGTTCGGGTGTCCCTTTTAAACGTCCGTTTATTAAATATACGCCCACATGGCCGCGCAGCTTCATGCCCACGCATCAAAGCGTGAGAAATCTGATTGCCCATATGAAGCTCATCCCTGTGCATGAACTGATTCAGGATAAAAAGCTGCTATTTATCGATGATTCGATTGTACGCGGTACGCAGCTCAGAGAAACCGTTGACTTTTTATATCAGAGCGGCGCCAAAGAGGTGCATGTGCGTCCCGCGTGTCCGCCGATCATGTTTGGCTGTAAGTATATCAATTTTTCGCGTTCCACATCCGACATGGACCTGATTGCCCGTCGTATCATTGTCAAACTGGAAGGCGGCATCCCAAGCGAGGATCGCTTTAAGCTCTATACCGATGCCTCCACACAGGAATATCAGAATATGGTAGAAGAAATCCGCAAGGAAATGCATTTTACCAGCCTCAAATTCCCCAGTCTGGAAATGCTGGTCAAATCGATCGGCATTCCCGAATGTGAGCTCTGCACCTATTGCTGGAACGGAAAGGAATAAGCAGCATGCTACCGCAGGATTTGATTGAAACATTAGAAACGCCTTGCATCGTCATCGACGAGC is drawn from Lachnospiraceae bacterium and contains these coding sequences:
- a CDS encoding nitroreductase, translated to MNVSEAIEKRRSIRRFSPQPIEKNMLYELVMGARLAPQAANIQPLQYMIVHQKQLLEPVFACTRWAGYLEGYAPKPGFRPTAYIIVLINEELKKNGNDTDAGAAIENMLLLAVEKGLGSCWIGSLDREQLTKLLGVPETCRIHSLIALGYPAENPVWEEKEGDSIQYYLDEERRLHVPKRRMNEIILPIQPNLEK
- a CDS encoding KilA-N domain-containing protein, which translates into the protein MGNMKINANGTEIRVVGDVINEEAYVSLTDIAKYKNANNAFIVIANWMRNHSTISFLGLWEQIHNPNFKPIEFDRFKAESGDNAFTLTPQQWIKSTDAIGILSKSGRYGGTYAHTDIAFEFASWISPEFKLYIIKDYQRLKKDEASKLAIGWDVKRELSKINYRIHTDAVKEFLITPTLSPKEMSYAYASEADVLNMALFGKTASQWRNEKGIRGKTPNIRDFASAEELVVLINLEDTNADLIRQEIPQIERLKILREKAYRQLEILRRNRETLEALKKSLVENTDDKEK
- the purE gene encoding 5-(carboxyamino)imidazole ribonucleotide mutase, with translation MKKVAVIMGSDSDWSVVQKAVKVLKTYEIPYEVHVMSAHRTPVQASEFAASAKEKGFGVIIAAAGMAAHLAGVLAAHTTIPVIGIPIQSAGLGGIDALLATVQMPTGIPVATVAVNGAGNAAHLAAQILALSDDTLAAKLEAGKKAMEEEVLVKDQKIQQLAEEI
- a CDS encoding amidophosphoribosyltransferase, which encodes MGGIFGVVSKGDCTMDLYFGIDYHSHLGTRNGGMAVYTESGFDRSIHKLENAQFRNKFENAANRMHGHVGIGCISDSEPQPLLVRSSLGHFAITTVGRVNNLDELVKELLFDQAGHFLEMNGNEINPTEVVATLINQKDTIEEGIRYAQTRIDGSMSLMVATKDGIYCGRDLVGRTPIILAQKDDGSLCASFESHAYLNLGYRTIRELGPGEVVFLSEKGVENKIPPMDKKRVCSFLWTYYGYPTATYEGVNVEESRYRCGALMAEADEKDHLELDSVGGIPDSGLAAAIGYANRSGVPFKRPFIKYTPTWPRSFMPTHQSVRNLIAHMKLIPVHELIQDKKLLFIDDSIVRGTQLRETVDFLYQSGAKEVHVRPACPPIMFGCKYINFSRSTSDMDLIARRIIVKLEGGIPSEDRFKLYTDASTQEYQNMVEEIRKEMHFTSLKFPSLEMLVKSIGIPECELCTYCWNGKE